The region AGCGTTCGGGTGATAGTTATAAAAATCTAGAAGCACAATATCCGCATCTCGCTTATCAGCCCCGAAGCATAAAAAAATCTTTATTTAGTGTTCCCTTAACTTATATGGGGTTTAGTGGCTATTTAAATCCGTTAACTAATGAAGCTCAAGTCGATTATTTAATTCCGTCTTATAAATTCGCCACAACTTCTGCACACGAAATGGCTCACCAGTTAGGATATGCCGCCGAAAACGAAGCTAATTTTATAGGGTGTTTAGCAACGATAAATAATGACGATATTTATATGAAATACTCTGGTTATGCGTTTGGACTACGCCATTGCTTAAATGAAATTTACCGCCGCGACCCTGAACAATACGAACGCATCATAGAACATGTTAATATTGGAATTTTAAAAAATTACGAAGAAACACGCCTATTTTGGGACAGTTACCAGAATCCGTTAGAACCGCTATTTAAAGAGAGTTACAACTCGTACCTACAAGCCAACAATCAACAAGGTGGTATGGATAGTTATAGTTATGTTGTGGCCCTTTTAGTAAATTATTTTCAAAAGCACCCACTTTAAACAAAACATGTTAACAAGGTAGCATACACCACGTTGTTAACATATTTGACATATAGAGAAAATCTCTAGATTATTCTATAATTTCGGCACCTTCAGGAGCTTCATAAAATGAAGGCTTTTGTTGTGCTTTAGAGAGTTTTACATCAGAAAACACAACTTCTTTTTTCACATCTACAGGTGTTCCATCTACCACATTATACCATTGAATAGATTTTGGTAATTTTACTCCATTTACAGTTTCCCAATTTCCATATTTAATATAATTGAATGTTTTACTTTTCTCTTTAGCAAAAAACGTCATAGTATAAGCTAACCAAGTCATCTCATTGGTTTTAGCATCATAATAAATAATGTATTCATCATCTGGCGACTCTCCTATTCCTGCTCCATAGGAAATCTGAATTCCAGGATATTCTACGCCGTTAAAAAGTAAAGGTTCTGCATCACTATAAGTAATACCATCATCTGCCAAAACAAAAGGCATGGCATAGAAATAGAACATTAAATTATAATAAAATTTAGGTTTTCCATCGTAAGCTGTAGTATCCTTAGATTCTAACCACACATCTTTCCCATTAAAACCTAACACGTGGTTTGGCATATCTATATGCGCTTTTCTACGTTTTAAATCGGTAGTCGTAATCTCTGTTCCTTCAGGTTTTTGCATGGTAAACTCTAAAGTTTGCATAGTGTTCCAAGTATCTAAACCGCCATGCGCTTCAAATACTTTTGCAATATGCTCTGGGTAACTTTTCGTTGTACTGTTTTGAATCACGGCTTCTTCCGTCGGTGTCTCAGCAGTCGTTTTCTGTTCTGTAGCTTGTTTACAAGATGTAAAGGCGATAATAAATAAAAGTAGTAAGGTGTTTTTCATAGTGTTTAATAATGATTTATGGTCTTTGACGAAATCAAAAGGCATTAATTACATTTAAAACATTTACTTTTGTGTTTTTTAAATTATGAAAGAAATTAGCAGTACCCAAAATAGTTATATTAAACAGTTGGTTCAGTTAAAAGATAAGTCTCGAGACCGCAAAAAATCGGGAAAATTTTTAATTGAAGGCCAACGTGAAATTTCGCTTGCTTTAAAAGGACAGTATACCATAGATACACTTTTATACTGTAACGATTTTACTGATAGTACACACATTGAAACATTAACATCGGCTAACACAGAAATTATTCAAGTCTCTAAAGACGTGTACCAAAAATTAGCCTATCGCGATACTACTGAAGGCGTTATTGGCATTGCGCAATCTAAAACATTAGACTTATCGGACTTAACCTTCGATAAACCTAATCCTTTAATATTAATTGCTGAAGCTCCAGAAAAACCCGGAAATATAGGTGCATTATTAAGAACTGCCGATGCAGCGAATGTAGATGCTTTTATTATAGCAAATCCTAAAACCGATTTATACAATCCGAACATTATCCGTTCTAGTGTAGGATGCGTCTTTACCAATCAGGTTGCTTCCGGAAGTACTCAAGACATTATTACCTTCTTAAAATCAAAAAACATTAATATTTTTTGTGCCGCGTTACAGGCTTCAAAGCCATACCATACGCAAGATTTTACTACAGCTACAGCCTTAATTGTTGGTACCGAAGCTACAGGATTAAGTGAAGATTGGCGTAATCAGGCCACACAAAATATTATAATCCCTATGCAAGGCGAAATCGATTCTATGAACGTTTCTGTAGCTGCAGGTATTTTAGTTTTCGAAGCTAAACGTCAGCGTCAATTCGCTTAACACTTTTAAAATCTATTCATTTTTATGACAGCAACTACGCTTTTCTATATTATAATTGCTTTAATCCTAATCGATTTTATTGTTGATAAAATTCTCGATGCTTTAAATGCTAAACATTTTAACGATACATTACCTAAAGAATTACAAGATGTTTATGATGATGAAGCCTATAAAAAATCGCAACAATATAAGGCTACCAATTACAAATTTGGACTTATAACTTCTGGATTTTCGTTGGTATTAACCTTAACTTTTTTAGCTTTAGATGGGTTTGAATTTGTAGATCATATTGCAAGAGGTTTTAGTGATAATTCAATTATTATAGCCATTATTTTCTTTGGAATTATTATGATGGGTAGCGATATTTTAACCACCCCATTTGCTTATTACCAAACTTTTGTAATAGAAGAACGGTTTGGATTTAACAAAACCACAAAAGCAACGTTTATATTAGACAAAGTAAAAGGTTGGTTAATGCTAGCTTGTATTGGAGGTGGCATACTTGCCCTTATAATTTGGTTTTATGACATTTCTGGAGATTATTTTTGGATGTATGCCTGGGCATTAATGGCTGTTTTTAGTTTATTCTTAAATATGTTTTACGCCAAATTAATTGTGCCTTTATTTAACAAACAAACACCTTTAGAAGACGGGAGTTTAAGAGAAAAAATTTCTAATTATGCCAACACAGTAGGATTTAAACTAGATAATATTTTTGTTATTGATGGTTCTAAGCGCAGCACCAAAGCCAATGCGTATTTCTCTGGATTTGGAAGTGAAAAACGAGTTACTTTATTCGATACTTTAATTAACGATTTAACTGAAGAAGAAATCGTAGCTGTACTTGCTCATGAAGTTGGCCATTATAAAAAGAAACATATTGTCTTCAATTTAATGGCATCCATACTGCTTACGGGTCTAACGCTTTATATCTTATCTTTATTTATATCTAATCCGTTACTATCTCAAGCCATTGGTGTTGAAACGCCAAGTTTTCATGTGGGACTCATTGCTTTTGGATTACTGTATAGCCCAATAAGTGAAGTCACCAGTCTAATTATGAACATTTTCTCTAGAAAATTTGAATATCAAGCAGACGACTATGCAAAACACACATACAATGCAAAGGACTTAATTACATCTTTAAAAAAAC is a window of Formosa sediminum DNA encoding:
- a CDS encoding DUF6503 family protein, which encodes MKNTLLLLFIIAFTSCKQATEQKTTAETPTEEAVIQNSTTKSYPEHIAKVFEAHGGLDTWNTMQTLEFTMQKPEGTEITTTDLKRRKAHIDMPNHVLGFNGKDVWLESKDTTAYDGKPKFYYNLMFYFYAMPFVLADDGITYSDAEPLLFNGVEYPGIQISYGAGIGESPDDEYIIYYDAKTNEMTWLAYTMTFFAKEKSKTFNYIKYGNWETVNGVKLPKSIQWYNVVDGTPVDVKKEVVFSDVKLSKAQQKPSFYEAPEGAEIIE
- a CDS encoding DUF3810 domain-containing protein, with product MLKNPKTYLAFSLLPVYFLVKFLSNYPEIIEYYYSNGIYPILSKALRYGLGWIPFSFGDLVYAFGVIYMVRWIIKNRKRFFTDTQLWLIDMLSAVTLIYFAFHLFWGMNYYRLPLHKNLNLEADYSTAQLVSVTEKLINKTNSLQLEITKNDTVKVEMPYSKTDIMKRSGDSYKNLEAQYPHLAYQPRSIKKSLFSVPLTYMGFSGYLNPLTNEAQVDYLIPSYKFATTSAHEMAHQLGYAAENEANFIGCLATINNDDIYMKYSGYAFGLRHCLNEIYRRDPEQYERIIEHVNIGILKNYEETRLFWDSYQNPLEPLFKESYNSYLQANNQQGGMDSYSYVVALLVNYFQKHPL
- a CDS encoding TrmH family RNA methyltransferase, which codes for MKEISSTQNSYIKQLVQLKDKSRDRKKSGKFLIEGQREISLALKGQYTIDTLLYCNDFTDSTHIETLTSANTEIIQVSKDVYQKLAYRDTTEGVIGIAQSKTLDLSDLTFDKPNPLILIAEAPEKPGNIGALLRTADAANVDAFIIANPKTDLYNPNIIRSSVGCVFTNQVASGSTQDIITFLKSKNINIFCAALQASKPYHTQDFTTATALIVGTEATGLSEDWRNQATQNIIIPMQGEIDSMNVSVAAGILVFEAKRQRQFA
- a CDS encoding M48 family metallopeptidase, whose translation is MTATTLFYIIIALILIDFIVDKILDALNAKHFNDTLPKELQDVYDDEAYKKSQQYKATNYKFGLITSGFSLVLTLTFLALDGFEFVDHIARGFSDNSIIIAIIFFGIIMMGSDILTTPFAYYQTFVIEERFGFNKTTKATFILDKVKGWLMLACIGGGILALIIWFYDISGDYFWMYAWALMAVFSLFLNMFYAKLIVPLFNKQTPLEDGSLREKISNYANTVGFKLDNIFVIDGSKRSTKANAYFSGFGSEKRVTLFDTLINDLTEEEIVAVLAHEVGHYKKKHIVFNLMASILLTGLTLYILSLFISNPLLSQAIGVETPSFHVGLIAFGLLYSPISEVTSLIMNIFSRKFEYQADDYAKHTYNAKDLITSLKKLSQSSLSNLTPHPAYVFMHYSHPTLLSRIKNLKKE